The Planococcus donghaensis genome contains a region encoding:
- a CDS encoding tRNA (adenine(22)-N(1))-methyltransferase, which yields MNAQQLSHRLTRVAHHVPKGAVVADIGSDHAYLPCYLVLNGVIEKAIAGEVVKGPFESAQKQVQQELLTEKIEVRLASGLDAISPEDGITAVTIAGMGGPLICSILEHGSEKLAGVERLILQPNVHAKAIRDWAVLNEWNIVEEEILKENEKIYEILVLEKAQSRISWSPQQLLMGPELLKQKTAIFQEKWMRESAQWKKIVASMEATAQTVEIVEKKQELVKKIQLVEEVLQRENS from the coding sequence ATGAATGCTCAACAATTATCACATCGGTTAACAAGAGTGGCCCATCACGTACCAAAAGGCGCAGTCGTAGCGGATATTGGAAGCGATCATGCTTATTTGCCTTGTTATTTGGTATTAAACGGCGTAATTGAAAAAGCCATAGCTGGAGAAGTCGTGAAAGGTCCATTTGAGTCAGCACAAAAACAAGTTCAACAAGAACTGTTGACAGAGAAAATTGAAGTTCGTTTGGCAAGTGGACTTGATGCAATTTCACCCGAAGATGGCATTACTGCTGTAACGATTGCAGGGATGGGTGGTCCTTTGATATGCTCAATATTAGAACATGGTAGTGAAAAATTAGCAGGTGTAGAAAGATTAATCTTGCAGCCGAATGTTCATGCCAAAGCAATTCGTGACTGGGCCGTTTTAAACGAATGGAATATAGTAGAAGAAGAAATATTGAAAGAAAACGAAAAGATTTATGAAATTTTAGTGCTTGAAAAAGCGCAATCACGGATTTCATGGTCGCCTCAACAATTATTAATGGGGCCAGAGTTACTAAAACAGAAAACAGCAATTTTCCAAGAAAAATGGATGCGTGAAAGCGCACAATGGAAAAAGATTGTGGCATCTATGGAAGCTACTGCACAAACTGTTGAAATTGTGGAGAAAAAACAAGAACTCGTTAAAAAAATACAATTGGTAGAAGAGGTGTTGCAACGTGAAAATTCCTAA
- the dnaG gene encoding DNA primase, whose amino-acid sequence MSNRVPEEVIEKIRSSTDIVDVVGEYVQLTKRGRNWFGLCPFHGESTPSFSVTADKQIFHCFGCGAGGNVITFLMDIENLTFQDALSRLGSRAGIDVDIQAPADSGPVQSKEDQQLILMHEFAADMYHHILLNTEEGQAALDYLENRGFTREIIEKNRIGWSLPEWNYMASSLKRKGFTEEELETSGLAIAREQSSGYFDRFRGRIMFPIMNETGKVIAFSGRVLEHTKQEAKYMNSPESPIFQKSQVLYNVHHARSAIRKNRKIILFEGFMDVIAAGKAGVDNALATMGTSLTAQHIRQMKRFAQEVIICFDGDDAGWEAAKRAAISLNEENFKVEVAVLPGKMDPDDYVRDNGAEAFKDQIIGKPHAFIAFAMMHARRHKNFQYENDLLQYIQEVLQLLAGRSSPLERDLYIKQLSVETGLSQEAILQHYRKLENKTIERNRPEPPVIKTPKKEPKRITSLHRAERMLLSHALADPLVMNKLVVEDNGIPFISEEFQALYVQLLGFYEEWDKADFHKFLETLQDAELRKLVMETALSERDPEHADEEIADCLKHLQKHRIEQQINLKIQQSKEAEKQHDLKRALLLAQEVIALRKSL is encoded by the coding sequence ATGTCCAATAGAGTTCCTGAAGAAGTGATTGAAAAGATTCGGTCCAGCACAGACATCGTCGATGTTGTTGGTGAATACGTCCAGTTAACAAAAAGAGGTCGCAACTGGTTTGGCCTTTGTCCTTTCCATGGAGAAAGCACACCATCTTTTTCAGTTACAGCCGACAAGCAGATTTTTCATTGCTTTGGTTGTGGAGCTGGTGGCAATGTCATCACTTTTTTGATGGATATTGAAAACTTAACTTTCCAAGATGCCTTGTCAAGATTAGGAAGTCGTGCTGGCATAGATGTCGATATACAAGCCCCTGCCGATTCCGGTCCGGTGCAATCAAAAGAAGATCAACAATTGATTTTGATGCACGAGTTTGCTGCGGACATGTACCACCACATTTTATTGAATACGGAAGAAGGCCAAGCGGCATTGGACTATTTGGAAAATAGGGGCTTTACTCGAGAAATTATCGAGAAAAACAGAATCGGTTGGTCGCTTCCGGAGTGGAATTATATGGCTTCTTCTTTAAAACGAAAAGGCTTTACAGAAGAAGAGTTAGAAACGAGCGGGTTAGCAATTGCACGTGAGCAATCAAGCGGCTATTTTGACCGATTTCGTGGTAGAATCATGTTTCCGATTATGAATGAAACAGGCAAAGTAATCGCCTTTTCCGGAAGGGTTCTTGAACATACAAAACAAGAAGCCAAATACATGAACAGCCCTGAATCTCCGATTTTCCAAAAAAGCCAAGTGCTTTATAATGTACATCATGCAAGAAGCGCTATACGCAAAAACAGAAAAATCATTTTGTTTGAAGGGTTTATGGATGTCATTGCAGCGGGTAAAGCAGGTGTTGATAATGCTTTAGCAACCATGGGCACATCACTCACGGCTCAGCATATCCGACAAATGAAGCGCTTTGCTCAAGAAGTCATCATTTGTTTTGATGGAGATGATGCTGGTTGGGAAGCTGCAAAAAGAGCCGCCATTTCATTAAACGAAGAGAATTTTAAAGTGGAAGTGGCAGTTTTACCAGGAAAGATGGACCCAGATGATTATGTTCGTGACAACGGCGCTGAGGCTTTTAAAGATCAAATTATCGGTAAACCACATGCATTTATTGCATTCGCAATGATGCACGCCCGGAGGCATAAAAACTTTCAGTATGAAAACGACCTGTTGCAATACATACAGGAAGTGTTGCAATTATTAGCTGGTAGATCCTCGCCTTTAGAGCGAGATTTATATATAAAGCAATTGTCAGTAGAAACTGGATTGTCTCAAGAAGCTATCCTACAGCATTATCGGAAATTAGAAAACAAGACAATCGAACGGAATCGTCCTGAACCACCAGTTATAAAGACACCTAAAAAAGAACCGAAACGGATTACTTCATTGCATAGAGCAGAGCGAATGCTTTTGTCTCATGCACTGGCCGACCCTTTGGTTATGAATAAGTTAGTGGTCGAAGACAATGGAATTCCATTTATCAGTGAAGAATTCCAGGCGCTATACGTTCAATTGCTCGGTTTCTATGAGGAATGGGATAAAGCAGATTTTCATAAGTTTTTGGAGACTTTGCAAGATGCAGAACTCCGAAAACTCGTTATGGAAACCGCATTATCTGAACGTGATCCGGAACATGCGGATGAAGAAATTGCCGATTGTTTAAAGCATTTGCAAAAACATCGGATCGAACAGCAAATCAATTTGAAAATCCAGCAATCAAAAGAAGCGGAAAAACAGCATGACTTAAAGCGCGCTTTACTTCTTGCACAAGAAGTGATTGCTTTACGAAAATCATTGTAA
- a CDS encoding glycine--tRNA ligase, which produces MSMEDVVALAKHRGFVFPGSEIYGGLANTWDYGPLGVELKNNIKKAWWKKFVQESPYNVGLDAAILMNPKTWVASGHVGNFNDPMIDCKSCKTRHRADKLIEDALDAKGIELIVDGLSFDRMAELIQEHDVKCPTCGAQDYTEIRQFNLMFKTFQGVTEASTNEIFLRPETAQGIFVNYKNVQRSMRKKMPFGIAQIGKSFRNEITPGNFTFRTREFEQMELEFFCKPGEDLEWYAYWRDFSKNWLLNLNMNEENMRLREHDEDELSHYSNATVDIEYKFPFGWGELWGIADRTDFDLKRHMEHSGEDFNYIDPVTNERFVPYCIEPSLGADRVTLAFLVDAYHEEALENDDKRTVLKFHPALAPYKAAVLPLSKKLAEGATSVFADLAKHFMVDYDESQSIGKRYRRQDEIGTPFCITYDFDSVEDGQVTVRHRDSMEQTRMPIAEVQAYIEQHIQF; this is translated from the coding sequence ATGTCAATGGAAGATGTAGTAGCTTTAGCAAAACACAGAGGCTTTGTATTCCCAGGCTCTGAAATTTACGGTGGTTTGGCAAACACGTGGGATTATGGCCCACTTGGTGTCGAATTAAAAAATAATATTAAAAAAGCATGGTGGAAAAAATTCGTTCAAGAGTCTCCTTATAACGTAGGACTGGACGCTGCCATTTTGATGAACCCGAAAACTTGGGTAGCTTCAGGACATGTCGGCAACTTTAATGACCCAATGATCGATTGCAAGAGCTGTAAAACGCGCCATCGTGCAGACAAATTAATCGAAGATGCACTAGATGCGAAAGGCATTGAATTGATTGTTGATGGTTTGTCATTTGACCGTATGGCAGAATTGATCCAAGAACACGACGTGAAATGTCCAACGTGTGGCGCACAAGACTATACAGAAATTCGCCAATTCAACTTGATGTTCAAAACGTTCCAAGGTGTAACAGAAGCTTCAACAAATGAAATCTTCTTGCGTCCAGAAACAGCTCAAGGGATTTTCGTTAACTATAAAAACGTCCAGCGTTCTATGCGCAAGAAAATGCCTTTTGGAATTGCACAAATCGGTAAAAGTTTCCGTAACGAAATCACACCTGGTAACTTTACGTTCCGTACGCGTGAATTCGAACAAATGGAACTTGAGTTTTTCTGCAAACCTGGCGAAGATTTAGAATGGTATGCTTACTGGCGCGATTTCAGTAAAAACTGGCTGTTGAATTTAAACATGAATGAAGAGAATATGCGCTTGCGTGAACATGACGAAGACGAACTTTCTCATTACTCAAATGCTACAGTTGATATCGAATACAAATTCCCATTCGGTTGGGGTGAGCTTTGGGGTATTGCAGATCGTACCGATTTCGACTTGAAACGCCATATGGAACATTCAGGAGAAGACTTTAACTACATCGACCCTGTTACAAACGAACGCTTTGTGCCTTATTGCATCGAACCTTCACTAGGAGCTGACCGTGTAACACTCGCGTTCTTAGTCGATGCATATCACGAAGAAGCACTTGAAAATGACGACAAACGCACAGTGTTGAAGTTCCACCCAGCTCTAGCTCCTTATAAAGCAGCGGTTCTTCCATTATCTAAAAAATTAGCAGAAGGCGCTACAAGCGTATTTGCTGATTTAGCTAAACATTTTATGGTGGATTACGATGAGTCTCAATCGATTGGTAAACGCTACCGTCGCCAAGACGAAATTGGTACTCCTTTCTGTATCACATATGACTTTGATTCAGTTGAAGACGGTCAAGTAACAGTGCGCCACCGTGATTCGATGGAACAAACACGTATGCCGATTGCTGAAGTACAAGCATATATCGAACAGCATATTCAGTTTTAA
- a CDS encoding acyl-CoA dehydrogenase, with protein sequence MNFDLTQEQQMIKKTIKEFSDKVVAPGAIDRDRSKAFPTEIFKQLSDMGMMGLPFDEKYGGSGADTTSFAIVTEELSRVCASTGITYSAHISLGGAPLNLFGTEEQKEKYLTPICTGESFGAFGLTEPNAGSDAGGTETRAIEDGDDWVINGSKVYITNASHAKHLAITAITGMENGKKEISAIIVPTDAEGFTIIDNYEKMGLHSSNTTELVLENVRVPKENLLGKRGDGFKQFLVTLDGGRIGIAAMAVGIAQGAFNKALAYSKERKQFGKTLSEFQVTQFKLADMAMKIELARNMVYKAAWLKDQGRPFTKEASMAKLYASEISMEVADEAIQIHGGYGYMKEYEVERYMRDAKLLEIGEGTSEIQRMVIARQIGCY encoded by the coding sequence ATGAATTTTGATTTGACACAAGAACAACAAATGATCAAAAAAACCATCAAAGAGTTTTCTGATAAGGTGGTAGCACCTGGTGCGATCGATCGTGACCGTTCTAAAGCGTTTCCAACTGAAATTTTCAAACAGCTGTCTGACATGGGGATGATGGGCTTGCCGTTTGATGAAAAGTACGGTGGATCAGGAGCGGATACAACTAGTTTTGCTATTGTGACAGAAGAATTGAGCCGCGTTTGTGCTTCTACTGGAATTACTTATTCTGCACATATTTCACTTGGCGGAGCACCACTGAATTTATTTGGAACAGAAGAACAAAAAGAAAAATACTTAACGCCGATTTGTACAGGCGAATCATTTGGCGCTTTTGGTTTAACAGAACCCAATGCTGGATCAGATGCAGGAGGAACTGAAACTCGTGCAATTGAAGATGGCGACGATTGGGTGATTAACGGTTCAAAAGTATATATTACAAATGCTAGTCACGCAAAACATTTAGCCATTACAGCAATTACGGGAATGGAAAATGGCAAGAAAGAAATTAGTGCTATTATTGTGCCGACTGATGCAGAAGGCTTTACGATTATTGATAACTATGAAAAAATGGGGCTGCATTCTTCCAACACTACAGAGTTAGTGTTAGAAAATGTTCGTGTGCCGAAAGAGAACTTGTTAGGCAAGCGTGGAGACGGCTTTAAGCAATTTCTAGTAACATTGGATGGCGGACGTATAGGAATCGCTGCAATGGCTGTAGGGATTGCACAAGGCGCGTTTAACAAAGCCCTTGCTTATTCTAAAGAACGTAAACAATTCGGCAAAACTTTATCTGAGTTCCAAGTAACGCAATTCAAGCTGGCAGATATGGCCATGAAAATAGAATTGGCTCGTAATATGGTATACAAAGCTGCTTGGTTAAAAGACCAAGGCCGACCGTTTACAAAAGAAGCTTCAATGGCGAAGTTATATGCTTCTGAAATTTCGATGGAAGTTGCAGATGAAGCGATTCAAATTCACGGTGGCTATGGTTACATGAAAGAATACGAAGTAGAACGGTACATGCGTGATGCGAAATTACTGGAAATCGGTGAAGGAACGTCTGAAATTCAGCGTATGGTTATCGCACGACAAATCGGTTGTTATTAA
- the cccA gene encoding cytochrome c550, which yields MQKNAIVPYILIMAFGIGLIFFLSVQGVSNEAEIAEEHATEEEGGGEAAEGEGEASGDFDPEATAQANCISCHGSSYEGGVGPSLVATELPQEDIEDILVNGKGGMPGGLVEEANAAAMAEWVLSLE from the coding sequence ATGCAAAAAAATGCAATTGTACCTTATATCTTAATCATGGCGTTCGGTATTGGGTTAATTTTCTTCTTATCAGTACAAGGAGTTAGCAACGAAGCTGAAATCGCTGAAGAACATGCAACAGAAGAAGAAGGTGGCGGAGAAGCTGCAGAAGGCGAAGGAGAAGCTTCAGGAGATTTTGATCCAGAAGCAACTGCTCAAGCAAACTGTATTTCTTGTCACGGTTCAAGCTATGAAGGCGGAGTAGGTCCATCTCTAGTAGCTACAGAACTTCCACAAGAAGACATCGAAGATATTTTGGTTAACGGTAAAGGCGGTATGCCAGGCGGACTTGTTGAAGAAGCAAACGCAGCGGCAATGGCTGAGTGGGTTTTATCACTCGAATAG
- a CDS encoding pyruvate, water dikinase regulatory protein, whose product MNSLRLFIVSDSVGETGELVAKAAISQYLSADQNAVLKRFPYIDSIDHLQEIVKLAVAQKAFIVYTLVSQELRDYMQSETAKFHVTAVDLMGPLLDALENELNASPLQEAGLVRKLDDDYFKKVEAIEFAVKYDDGRDPRGILMADIVLVGISRTSKTPLSQYLAHKRLKVANVPLVPEVDPPEELYQVDPKKCFGLVISPDKLNFIRKERLIALGLNDDANYAKIDRIHEEIKHFHKVVDRIGCEIIDVTNRAVEETANLILGKLQK is encoded by the coding sequence ATGAATTCACTGCGATTGTTCATTGTATCCGATTCGGTTGGTGAAACAGGAGAACTGGTTGCGAAAGCGGCAATTAGTCAATATTTGAGCGCAGATCAAAATGCAGTTTTAAAACGATTTCCATATATCGATTCCATTGATCACTTACAAGAAATCGTTAAGTTGGCTGTCGCTCAAAAAGCGTTTATCGTTTATACATTGGTTTCTCAAGAGTTGCGCGACTATATGCAGTCTGAAACCGCTAAATTTCATGTAACAGCAGTGGATTTAATGGGGCCATTATTAGATGCACTCGAAAATGAGCTAAATGCATCCCCATTGCAAGAAGCAGGTTTAGTTCGTAAATTAGATGATGATTACTTTAAAAAAGTAGAAGCCATTGAATTTGCAGTTAAATACGATGATGGGCGAGACCCGCGTGGTATTTTGATGGCAGACATTGTATTGGTTGGAATTTCTCGGACCTCTAAAACGCCACTATCCCAATATTTAGCACACAAACGGTTAAAAGTGGCCAATGTACCGCTTGTACCAGAAGTAGATCCACCCGAAGAATTGTATCAAGTAGATCCGAAAAAATGTTTTGGTTTAGTCATTTCGCCAGATAAACTCAATTTTATTCGGAAAGAAAGACTGATAGCACTAGGATTAAACGACGACGCAAATTACGCGAAAATCGATCGTATCCACGAAGAAATCAAACATTTTCACAAAGTAGTCGACCGCATCGGTTGTGAAATAATTGATGTGACAAATCGAGCTGTAGAAGAAACGGCGAATTTGATACTCGGCAAACTCCAAAAATGA
- the rpoD gene encoding RNA polymerase sigma factor RpoD: MAEKSERQTEVEASNVPLTTEGPEATVEEAKKQLIEAGKKTGELNYEQIADKLAIFEMESDAVEEFIDQLEGHGIELERKSDDEEHLDRLMKPTEDKFDLNDLSVPPGVKINDPVRMYLKEIGRVDLLKAEEEVRLAKLIEQGDEEAKKRLAEANLRLVVSIAKRYVGRGMLFLDLIQEGNMGLIKAVEKFDYSKGFKFSTYATWWIRQAITRAIADQARTIRIPVHMVETINKLIRVQRQLLQDLGRDPSPEEIGEEMDLLPEKVREILKIAQEPVSLETPIGEEDDSHLGDFIEDSDAQSPSDHAAYELLKEQLEDVLDTLTDREENVLRLRFGLDDGRTRTLEEVGKVFGVTRERIRQIEAKALRKLRHPSRSKRLKDFLE, translated from the coding sequence ATGGCCGAGAAATCTGAACGCCAAACTGAAGTTGAAGCAAGCAATGTTCCATTGACTACTGAAGGTCCGGAAGCGACTGTAGAAGAAGCGAAAAAACAGCTAATTGAAGCAGGTAAAAAAACCGGAGAACTCAATTACGAACAAATTGCTGACAAATTAGCGATTTTCGAAATGGAATCCGATGCAGTTGAAGAGTTTATCGATCAATTAGAAGGGCACGGCATCGAATTGGAGCGTAAATCCGACGATGAAGAGCATTTAGACCGTCTCATGAAACCGACCGAAGATAAATTCGATTTAAATGATTTAAGTGTTCCACCGGGCGTTAAAATTAATGACCCTGTCCGTATGTACTTGAAAGAAATTGGACGCGTGGATTTGTTAAAAGCAGAAGAAGAAGTTCGTTTGGCAAAATTGATTGAACAAGGCGATGAAGAAGCGAAAAAACGTCTTGCTGAAGCCAATTTGCGTCTAGTAGTAAGTATTGCAAAACGTTATGTGGGTCGTGGCATGTTGTTCTTGGATTTAATCCAAGAAGGAAACATGGGCTTGATCAAAGCGGTTGAGAAATTCGATTACTCTAAAGGGTTTAAGTTTAGTACGTATGCAACTTGGTGGATTCGTCAAGCCATCACTCGTGCCATCGCTGACCAAGCACGTACCATTCGTATTCCAGTTCATATGGTTGAAACAATCAACAAATTAATTCGCGTACAGCGTCAACTATTGCAAGATCTTGGCCGTGATCCTTCTCCGGAAGAAATTGGTGAAGAAATGGACTTGCTTCCAGAGAAAGTTCGTGAAATCTTGAAAATCGCTCAAGAGCCTGTGTCACTTGAGACGCCGATTGGTGAAGAAGATGATTCGCACTTAGGTGACTTTATCGAAGATTCCGATGCGCAATCACCTTCTGATCATGCTGCTTATGAATTGTTGAAAGAACAATTAGAAGATGTGTTGGATACATTGACTGACCGCGAAGAAAACGTGTTGCGTTTACGTTTTGGTTTAGATGATGGTCGGACACGGACTTTAGAAGAAGTAGGCAAAGTATTTGGTGTAACACGTGAACGGATTCGTCAAATCGAAGCAAAAGCGTTACGTAAGTTACGCCATCCGTCACGCAGTAAGCGCCTAAAAGATTTTCTTGAATAA
- a CDS encoding helix-turn-helix transcriptional regulator produces MSPIELNKRQEEILQIVKGNGPITGEQIADRLNLTRSTLRPDLAILTMAGFLDARPRVGYFYSGKKPGQDVTDTMNNMKVKDFQSIPVVVREDVSVYDAISQMFLDDVGTLFVVDKNSHLAGVLSRKDLLRASLGSQNLSSIPVHIIMTRMPNITYCTRNESLIQAAHRLINQQIDALPVVEEQPDGYKVVGRLTKTNITRAFLSLSENHDL; encoded by the coding sequence GTGAGTCCAATCGAACTCAATAAACGACAAGAAGAAATATTGCAAATTGTTAAAGGCAATGGTCCAATTACTGGCGAACAAATTGCGGATCGCTTAAACTTAACAAGATCAACGCTAAGACCGGACTTAGCCATTTTAACGATGGCAGGTTTTTTAGATGCCCGTCCCCGCGTTGGTTATTTTTATTCGGGTAAAAAGCCGGGGCAAGATGTGACTGATACGATGAACAATATGAAAGTAAAAGATTTTCAGTCGATTCCGGTTGTTGTCCGAGAAGATGTTAGTGTGTACGATGCCATTAGTCAAATGTTTTTAGATGATGTCGGGACACTTTTTGTCGTGGATAAAAACTCGCATCTAGCAGGAGTGTTATCGAGAAAAGATTTGCTGCGAGCCAGTTTAGGTAGCCAAAATTTATCGAGTATTCCCGTACATATTATTATGACGCGTATGCCGAATATTACATATTGTACTAGAAACGAATCACTTATCCAAGCAGCCCATCGGTTGATCAATCAACAAATCGATGCACTGCCTGTAGTGGAAGAACAGCCAGACGGCTATAAAGTTGTCGGTAGACTAACAAAAACGAATATTACTCGTGCGTTTTTATCGTTATCTGAAAACCACGATTTGTGA